The Castanea sativa cultivar Marrone di Chiusa Pesio chromosome 4, ASM4071231v1 sequence tgtttgtttaaatagtagggttttagggtgtgagaaatttacaatttaacccTTATCAATGCAGAGCGGGGCAGGGATGGGACGGGGCGGGTCTAAAAACTCTAAACTCATCCTTGCCCCGCCCTATGGTGCAGGGCTAAAATTTCGCCTCATCACCTTTGCGAGAAAACTTGTGTGGGGTCAAGCAAGAACGGgtaaaattgccatccctaatagAAGGGAGAAGtttaaggtttttaagatcagaCTGAggttcaattgaggtcaaactGTGATgacatcaaaattaatttaatattagttaaaacacaaataaatttattaaatgtgcaaaaataaagaaatttgctctcaaaaaaatataggcaaaaacactattttggtcattatatTTTAGGATCATAGTCAATTTGGTTTCCgttattttcaacttgtagTCAATCTGGTCCTTATCGTTaactcactaaaaaaaatacctaCGTCGCTAATACATTGCACAATTGGCACCCTTGAGCTgatgtggccaataaaattaaaataaaaaaatttcaattaatattttaaaaacccaGGTCAGCATtcgaattaaaaattttaatttctcaattttagaggaaaaataaaatgaattaaaaaaatgaaacactcttaatcatggaagttaGATCACTCTAGATCTACTTtagaatttgtattttgttcCTTTAGATCTATTTATCTCTAGAACTATTTAGAGGTCGAGCTCAAGCACAACTGTAATATCTCGGTCTAATCCGCGTAAGCTTCGCCTCAAGCACATCAAATCCACCACTACCATTAAAGAAATGACATATAGGTCTTGGTTACTCATCATGTAGTTTGCGCTGTTAATTGGGTTGAATTAAGTTGTCAATAATGGATTATATCCAGATTTGATCCTTTGTCCTGTACCTTAAAGGTTCTTCTTGTGAATTTCTctttaatagaatttttttttttttttataaaacataattgaagtatttgaattcaaatagataacaaataaagatagaaattagatttttgaattttttttttcttttgtatgtgAGATAGTATTACTCATCtaaccttttttgtttttttgtaagaaataaaattaaactaaaggGTATGCTATTTCAGAATTTATATGAGAATATTTTGGTAAACTAAAAGTTGAAAACAAAACAGAGGAGTCCGCTTATTAGTAGTATAGAAAAAGATACATAGTACAATAGCTCTTATTTCAAACCATACTTGTAATAAAAGGCAAATATTCTTTCTGGCGGTGCCCCCTTTTCCTGTGCGTCCTTTAAGGTTTGCCATACAAAGCAAACACACCATCAATATCATCTTGGCTCAAttttcttcttgtctttccagcataaaaaaaagggtacaTAACAGCATCTGGATGTGTACTATGTTGAAGTCCAATAATGTGTCCAATTTCATGTGTGGCTATCGATACCATGTCAATTTGATCAGCATTTGGTTTATCATTAATGCTCCAGTTCTCATCAGCATCAAAGCTTAATTTTCCCGAAGTTGGTGGAAGAGAATTCGCTAAAACCTTACCACGTCCGTCTATGTGCCCTATTCCTATTACAATGTCAGATGTGGAACTTGGTTGTCCCCTTGCAAATGTAAATTGTGTATGTTTGTGCCATTCTTCGAAACCCGTTTGCATTGCAAAACTTAACTTATCCAGTACCTCAGGCGTGACACTTGAATCAAAGGTATAGGTGAGAAATTTCTTATTCCATTTTGGCTTTCCAGGGAAAAATGCATATTTGGACTCATGTCCACACCGTGGAGTCATCATTACATCGAGGGTGCTAGAGTCGAGCCTCCCCGTAACATTGAGATGAAAATTCTTTTGGAAAGATTTTATTGCACGTTCCAAATGTTCATCGAACTCATCCTTGTCTTTTACACTAGCATGATCACTGCTTAAACCAATGCTGTGGTTTAACTTTAAGTGGCCGAACGCACTGAGATAGCGTTTGATCTCATGCAGCCCTTTCACTGTTTGGCCCTTGTGAGATCCCTCAAGATGTTGGAGGGACTTGAAAGAGTGTCCTCTAATAGGCTGTATTACGAGAAGGTGAAgtataattgataaaagaagagagagatttGTAGCCATGGCTATAGTTGTGTCcaagaaacacacacataaaattTTTTCCTCTACGTGAATAAAGTGAAATAAAATgattgctatatatatatatgagatgagtTAAAGTTACACAAGTATAACTTAACAAGAGTTAACACTATTTTTAAACTGCAAATTTCTAATTGATCTAATGAGTAAAAATAGAGCATTAAATGCTAATTAATTTACACcttattcacttaattaatattagttttgtttctctatccttatttattatttaaaactttttggagaattattatttaaaacctCATTAAACAGCACCtgacaaatttatttatttattttataagaaggcaaataaaatattcacaatTAATAGATTATAGTTGTGTCcaagaaacacacacataagCTTTTTTCCTCTACGTGAATAAAGTGAAACAAAATGATTGCTATATATATCTATGAGATGAGTTAAAGTTACACAAGTATAACTTAACAAGAGTTAACACTATTTTTAAACTGCAAATTTCTAATTGATCTAATGAGTAAAAATAGAGCATTAAATGCTAATTGATTTACACcttattcacttaattaatattagttttgtttctctatccttatttattatttaaaactttttggagaattattatttaaaacctCATTAAACAGCACCtgaca is a genomic window containing:
- the LOC142632842 gene encoding metalloendoproteinase 5-MMP-like; the encoded protein is MATNLSLLLSIILHLLVIQPIRGHSFKSLQHLEGSHKGQTVKGLHEIKRYLSAFGHLKLNHSIGLSSDHASVKDKDEFDEHLERAIKSFQKNFHLNVTGRLDSSTLDVMMTPRCGHESKYAFFPGKPKWNKKFLTYTFDSSVTPEVLDKLSFAMQTGFEEWHKHTQFTFARGQPSSTSDIVIGIGHIDGRGKVLANSLPPTSGKLSFDADENWSINDKPNADQIDMVSIATHEIGHIIGLQHSTHPDAVMYPFFYAGKTRRKLSQDDIDGVFALYGKP